cttatctcatcttatttgtgtcttttaaatGTTGTTCCAAAGCCCTCACAAATAACTTATTATATTCATGTTGTTGGGACAAGAATAGTCAGATAATCAGATTGGAGTCAGCCtaaaaaactgctgaaatgtcaaattaaagttacaaaatgaaatcagagaGGTGAAACAGAAGCGCCGAGCCCCCAGAAGAAGGTAAAAACTCACTTGTCATCCTGTGGACTCTGGTGCTGATGAGACTCTCGTGTGTCCTGCTGCGGTTCTGGTGTGCAGCCTTCATGCTGCAGATATTTATCCTCCATCCATCATGAATCAAAGTGTCTTCTCAGGAACCCGACTGTTGCTTTCTCAGAAGGTTTGACATCAGTTTTTCTGCAGATTGAGTTTCCAGGAGCGCTCGGAGATGCTCAGCGCTGACTCAGAGTCAGTCTGAAGGTGTGTCCTTCCAACTTTATTCAACTGCTGCATGTTTCATCACGTGATGTTCTGGCAGGAACCCACaccttcatcatcaccatcattgtTTAGATTTATGTTTAACTCCTCATTTCATCACCCCgatgggtggtggtggtgcagcagGTGGTGCTGTGATCCTCcagtaaacacagagcagaagaagaagaagcgggGCTGAGGGGCTGTGCGGTACACACAGGAACATCAACTGTGGTGTATCAGCGATATCACGTGTTCACACTTTGAATTACTGCGGGAAACGCTGAGCAAGCAAACACACGGCAGGcgtttctgtcacacacacacacgtcagcagttttcactggaaacacatttgttttaggTCCAGTTGGTGGCcacgtgtccacacacacacgccgagACGTAACAGTAACTGCTTTGGAACGGTAAAGCAGTTGATTGGTCTGCGGTGATGATCGGGAAAACGCTCAAAGTCTTCACTGAAATCCTTATTCAGATGAATCACATGTTTGAACCCAAAGACGCTGAAGATTCACCTGCGTGTATCAGGTCCAGACTTACAGGAAGCTGCCGTGACTCTGCTGTCCACACTCAGCACTTCTGAACTGTTCAGAAAGCTGCTCTTTGTGAGACGACCAATCGTAAACAGTAAAACGGAGGAGAAGCTTGCTGTGgacgtgtctgtctgtcctcagagACAGGAGCATGACGCTGAAGCTTTCTGCTTCAGTCAAGCTTCTGTTAACACGACAGAAGAACTAACCCCCAACCCAAACCAAACCCAACCGAGCCCAGACGCTCCATCCCAGAGTTCCCAGCGCCAGTAATGACCACAGTAGGTGATCCCAGGCCTGTAGAGTCCCGTCCTGACGACATCCACCCGCCAATGACGTGTCGCAGTCATTGTGCAACAGGAACAAAGTCTTGTGTTCCAGTCATCATTGGCTGACATGAGCTTCTCAATATGGGGTCCACATACACGTGACCCACTGGAACATAACgtgtttttactgtgtgttCTCTAGCGCCACACAGTGGACACAGGAGGTGACACTGACCTCCTTCAGTGTCTGCCAGTCAGTAACAAGGCGCCAGGTGCCGCCTCGTGGTGGATCATGAACCTTCACTCGCTCACGTCTTCGTCAGACACCAAATGACTGCAGGCTCATCCCTTCTGCTGCgtctgcatgcacacagaaacaaaaatcacagCAGCTCATTCTGCTTTCCTGCTTCACATCctgtaaaatgtctttcagtAAAGGAGCATCTGTACCTGGGTGTCCCCACACAGACGCTCAGGTACAGATCCTCCTGTCCCACATTCgagcaaaaccaaaaatgtctgACTTAACTCTGACTGACATCCAGAGTCTGAAAACCCCAGCTTTGTCATGacatttttcttgtaaatttcTGACTTTAATCtcagaatatattttttcattgaCTTCAACATGATCattgactgtaaataaaaatggcaaacatggagctccccctggtggctggctgcagtaccgctcataagctcctccccctccgtgttagcagatgggacatgagccaaactaaaaacttaaaatacacatcaaataaattttggtttttgtcatttcttatCACGCcgatgtttgttcaagtgttcattttaatgatgagtttggttttaattagttatttgatacTATAAAAAACACGGGCTGAAACaccatgactgacagctgcgtgctgagcgctgctcctgattggctcagacgggcgtgtgggcgggaactcgatTCCGCAGCTCCACCTCCCGGTCACGACTGcacactctgcatgtgtgttacgTAAAGAAAGCCTGCTGACGTGTGGCAGCgtttctgtttcacttctttAGCAGACTGGGAGGACGTGCTGTCTGTTGTGACTGGATGTTCGGTTTACGTCCAATGACTGAGACAATAAAAGACGGCTGATGACTCTGAGCAGACGTGTTGATCCAAGCTGTAGATGAAGTtgttaaagacaaaaaggagaaatGAGAATCCGGCAGAAACGAACTTTTTGTTGTGATGATGAGAGCGCTTGTGGGCGGAGCTTCGGGATTCCCTGTGCAGGGGAATAATGTTCCATCAGCCTGAGCTCTGTGTCATCACTTtataaatatttctgtgtttcactgGAAGTTTGACACACGTTCTGAAACATGTAACAACAGGACCAGTTTTCTCTCTGCGGCTGAATGTAAAGAATCATTTCACTGCTTTTGCAATCAGAGAACTTCCTGGCCTCATCAgacttttttccctttgttttgtttttgtttctttctttcatcgCATCAGCTCAGCTCAGTCATTTCTGTCCGTATGAGAAACGTGACTGAGTGAAGACAGAGTCAAACTGAGTGACGACTTTACCCAGCAGGTTAAAACACAAGCCTTTAAAGTACAGCGTAGtatttgttttctgatgttgCACAAAGAGCAGTATTATTTGTGGGGCGCTGTGGCTTAGTTGGTTAAAGCGCCTGTCTAGTAAACAGGAGATCCTGGGTTCGAATCCCTgctgggggcagtcgtggatcagcggttagggtgtcggacccgtaaccggtggatcgctggaACCGATGGTTCGAatccccgtcccggtgtccatggctgaggtacccttgagcaaggtacctaacccccactgctccccggatgctgcacgcggtcgcccactgccccgggtttgctgtgtgtgtgtgcacgtcacttgggtgggttaaatgcagagcacgaatttcattggagtgagttccctccaatgacaaaatatgtcactttcatctttctttcatcagcATGCTGTCGgctcacatttcacacacactatatggacaaaagtattgggacagctgtccatcacaccaacagggactttaatgacgtctcattgtaaacacacagacagctttgcagctctaacagcttccactcttctgtgaaggctttccacaacatgttggagtgtttctgtgggaatttgtgcccattcatgcagtagagcatttgtgaggtcacacactgatgttggaccaaaaggcctggctcacaatctccgttccagttcatcccaaaggtgttggatggggttgaggtcagggctctgtgtgggccagtcaagttcttccacaccaaactcatccaaccatgtctttatggagctttgctttgtgcactggggcacagtcatgctggaatagaaaagggccttcaacaaactgttgccacaaagttggaagcatagcattgtccaaaatgtcttggtgtgctgaagcattaagatttcccttcactggaagtcaggggccgagcccaaagcCTGAGGAACAGGTCCATGAGGAGgcgtgtctggatacttttgccTATACAGTGTAAGTTGTTTTAGCTCCAACAAACAAgtttttttcatgctttcatttcaataaatttttcaaaccaaaaaattagttgaaaaaaatccaaaaactgtAAACAGCTTTTGTGCATCAGGACTTTTTGTCCCCGCAGAGTCTCCTGCACCAAACTATGGATGAACTTCAAATGAGTCCACATCCTGCAGCTAAAGCCCCAACAGGCTGCACACCTGCCTGCATGTCAGAGCTGACGTCCCCCCGCCTACTTCCAGCCATCACGCTCTACCTGCAGGGTGGAGGTAACTGATGACACCTGATCACTTTACTGTAAACGACCTGATTCTTAAGCAACAgctctttaaaaagaaaacagcaaagccAATGGTTCTCAACATGTCTGAGTGAACGGATGCCCAGCACGTCTCAGTGGGCGGGGCTTATGTCAGTCCAGTCTAGTCTAGTTTACCTGCAGACTGCAGTAACATGTACATGCTTTAGTAGTAAGTCCAAAGTGAGCTAAGAACCAGCAGAGGAAAGTAAAAGCAAACTGCTATTTGTGTGACAGCTTTAGTTGGAAAGTCACTATAGATTAATACATTTTGGACTTTTACTCCTGCAAAAGTGTATAGTACTTAAAGTAAAAGATCAGAGTACTTCTTCCATTGATGAAGGACTCGTTCGGTGtcctcttgtctctttcttgCGAGAATCAGGCGTGAGCGGCCTGCGGGGCCTTTGCCACATCTACGGGAGCCCGGAAGGCACcgtttgtttgcagtttgtccCGTGACAGCAGAGCGTTGGCGTCACAAAGTACTGACAGACTTTGTCACTTCGAGTCGTGTCAGCGTTTCCCAGCGTCAGACCTCAGTGTGTTCTGCTCAGCGGGATTTCGATCTGCAGTGGGAAACGTGAAGGCAGATCAGAGCTAATCTTCAGACACGCTGAGAGCTGTGACGGGGGGAGTGGCTTTAAAGCCCACAACACGTTCTCACATGTTCTGTTGGCGTGGGAACATCAGCTGAGGATTACAGGCGGTCTGATGAAGACATCCCCTGTCTTACTCCGTCACTGCGGCGAATCGGGGTCATCTTCAAAGTGAGCTCGGGTGCCGTCTGTCCAGTTAGCTGCTAGCTGTTAGCAGTacagttagctgttagctttaGCCTGCTTTCGCACTCCATGAGCTTTTATGCCAACAAATTCACTTGCTATTTTGTCCTGATGAAATGAAGGTTCACTAAAATCACTAAACTAATTTCTGCTGTTGAAGAGTCCAGTCAAGCTTTAAGATTCCCTCAGCCcctgaaagaaacattttcataaaaccCACATGATTTCAGCTGAATGTATGAGATGTGCTTTATAGAGGAGAGACGCTTCGTAAACCTTTAACGCTCTGAGACACTTTACTGAGAACAGTTCTCTCAGCAGCTTCACTGTCTTCTTATCTGAACAGTCTGACACATTTACAGTTCAGCTTAAAACTGATTCAAAGCTCATGTGATGGCGTGAGAGCAGCACTGATCCCGCCGCTGATGTCGCTGATGAAGTGGATGAAATGGAAACCCCACCATCACCGCATGAGATGGACACAATGAACGCCATCAGTACACATTTAAGGGATGACATCATTTCCTGACTGATGACTTAAACTGCACATGAAACATCTGATGCTGCAGGAAACAGGATCAAAGTGCAGAgatacaataaataaacaaaacaggtcACTTCCTGCCCCCCCCAGTGGTCACTCATGGTATTGGAGTCAAAATTTTCCCTGCGTCTCATGGGACTACAAACAAGGTCCAGCAGAACTCTTTCTTTGCTTAACTTTCTTTCAGTAAAAGATTTCACATCTGATGTCACCGCAATGTAAAGTCTATGGGTGGGAAGCAGCGGGCGGggccagcagcagaaacactaCTGCACATGCTCAATGGGCCGCCTAACTGGGAAGACAGAAACCTTCTTTGGTGTATGTGCCAGGGGAGCAGCTCTCATCGCACTGACCAGGTGCCATCTTTGGGTCTGGTATCTACTTCTGTCATACAGCCATGACTTTTCCACTCGGTCCATTTGATGACTGGAGCAGGACAACTGACTCTCCCAGTGAGAGGACCTCATGGACATCAGGACCGCCGTGAGCCCGCACAGCATGTGGACGTCGGGACTGGACCAACCGGCGGTGATTTCCAAGTCTCACACAGTTGAGCCTCCAACACAAAATCCCTACCCATCATGCAATGCGCTCAGCTGGACGCCATGTAGGGCCTGTTGCAGTCACATGATCACAGGTGTGTGGTGTGCAGTGATTCAAGCTCTGGTCAGAGTTCCCAGCATGCCCAGCAGAAGCAGCGTCAGGTCGAGCCTTGCTTGGTGTCGCAAGGCGGCGGCGACAGGCAGCAGGTGAACGCTCTGCACGTCAGAGATCATGTTTTGGGCGTCCTGCAGCGCGCTGACAGCGGCCGCGCTGGAGTTCAGGTCTCCGCTGGTGATCAGGTCAAACACACAGGCCTGGTAGTAGACGTCTCGGACAGGAAGCAGCGCAGCGCAGTGGGCCTGGGCGCTGACGgcggaggaggaagacgaggagtCCGGGGGCGTGTGGAGCCTCTGGGAGGGGGGGCAGccccaaacacacagctgcaggtCCTGCTCGGGGCCAAAGGCCTCCACAACGCTGCGCGGCGCACGGACTGACAGGATGAGCGAACGGCCGCTCTGACGCACCACCAGCAGCGTGCCGATGTGAGCCGCTCGGATCTCCGCGTGTCGGCCAGGACTCTGAGTCCGCACCGTCAGGCTGTGCTGACCTCGCCGCTCGCCGCTGGTCACGGAGCCGTCGGCGAACGCAGCAGGGACGTCGTCCAGCTCGGCCTggtagagctgctgctcaaCACACTGACGCCAGTTCTTAAAGATGATGGTGATCTGAGAAGAGATCAGGTTCAGTAATCTGTCAGTCAGGCAATCAATCAGTCAAGTTGGacgttttgtttttaactggttGTTAAGCACGTCGGGAACCCGATTCGTAAAAGATGCTGTATGAACAAAGTTCTTATCATTATCGTTGTTATTATCAGTCAGTTGGTGAGTCAATCAACATATACTGAAActaacaaagagacaaacaggcttcaaaatgaaacagtgaagtGATGAACAGCAAAACCAGTAAGTACTACTGCAGTAATATTCAAACATACTGCAGTGGTAGCAGATGGccaacatttctgtctgacagacaaactgatcaTCTGATCGATTGATTGGTGACACATTCAGGGTTCAGATCTGAATCTGAGTCTGCTGACAGTGACTGCTGTCCCTCACCTTAGTGAGCGCTGTGGCGTGCGTCCTGCGCCGTGTTGGCGAGCTGGTGGCCTGTACATACAGGTACTCGTTGTCTATAAGAGGCCACGCCCCCTGCACGGCGCACGTCTGGAAGTCGTCGTTGAAGGTTCGAACGTGCGGGTCTCCGAACACGCCACAGTGCAGGTACTCTGGTTCGCGGCCCTCTCTGGCGGAGAAGCTCCTCTCGTAGAGGCAGGCGTCTCCGGACAGCGTGCCCGGAGGCAGGGGCCGCGGCAGGGCGGTGGGCCCCGCCCGGGGGCAGCGGTGCTGGATGAGCAGGTCCTCGATGCCCTGAACAGCAGAGTGATAGGCCAGGTCCCCGCGACACGCCCTCGCCGTCCGCTTGGTGCACATGGAGTAGGAGCGCAGGGCGCTGCAGTAACCAGCGTTCATAGCCTCCCTGCTGAGGGCTGCGCCGCCAggtgctcctcctgctgctccgcTGCTGCCCAGGTCCAGTGTCGCAGCCACGAAGTCAGAGTTACACCTCAGGATACGACAGGAAGCTCCGACTGGAGACAGGAGGAAACGTTCAGATCAGACATCTGAAAACCTGCAGCTGAGCGTCTGTGACGAGCTCACGTCCGTCTGCTCTGCTGATGCCACAGAAATATTCAAGAATCTTTATTGTCATCATGCAAGGCACAACGAAATTTTGTTCAGCAGCTCTTGGCTTGAGgcacacagtgagacacatAATGTAAAAAAGGCACACCTAAGAtatatctgaaaatgaaatagatataagaaaaaataaaaagtgatatTTCTTTTAGAAATGTGGTCACAGTACCAACAAAACAACTCTGAGCAGCTAGTGGATCTACTGATGAAGACAATAACACAAACTCTTGTCaaatttctgtgtttgtaccTTCAGGTAAACTCAGCTGGACCAGCAGCAGCGTCAGGTGGATGCAGTGTTTCCATGGTAACGCTGTGTGTTTTGGCTCCATCTGCTCTGAGACatggacacagagggagagatgacaTAACAACTCATCCCAGCACACCCAGAGACCCAATCAACAACCGGAAGGTGTGCTGAGTGTTCACTGGTTGGTCGCGAGAAATCTAAAAATGTCAAGATATTGAATATTTTACCAAAAttgataatgaaatgaaaatttgctCCCGTGTCTTCAGAGCTGGAGACCAGGTCCACAGCCGTAAGATGTTTTAATCTCCGCCCTGCTGTCATTACATTTTTGTCCAATCGTACTGAAGGTAAACGTTCACAGTCTGACCAAAGCAACGCGGCAGCAGTCAGCGAGCGCCGGCGCAGCCAGCCTGACTGAAGCGAGAACAACGAGGATCATGTCACGCTTCcagcaataacacacacacacagaactggcTGGAGCGCCACCTGCAGGTCAGAATTTACACTTCAGTTCAGGACAGGATGCCTTTAACACGCTgactcccatcagcctcagctgcacttgaAGGGCAAAGTTAGCGTGCTGAGTTAACACGATTAGCATGGCATTAGCACGTCATAGTGGCGTTAGGGCGACTGTACCGTCAGAGCAGATGACACGATGAGGAGGAACGGATGCTGCTCACGTTATTGAGATTATTTATAAGATAATAACATCCCTGACCCCCGCCCCTCTGTATGCTAGATGAGCCACGTCTGAGCTCCTCCCCACAGAGCTCAGGACCTCAGGTGAGGGCTGGAACCAAGATGGAACAAACATCACTGATGATGCCGCACAACACCGTCTGAAGGGCCTTCGCCTGAGGCAGCACCTCAGCCCAACCCAGGGGGAACGATCCACCAATCACTGGCAGAGAACCACTCGCATCCTGACTGCTTCACAGTCGACCTGATGAAGCCCACAGATCATCTGCCAAACACCTGAACGGCAGCATCGTGATGACCGTCAGAGCCCGAGGGGGGCGCTGGATGAGGATTTGGGATCATGATGATGCTCTGTGTTAAAACTGTTCTCAGGTCAGTTTCtatcctgtctgtctgtgctgcagtcatGATGACTTCCAGTTATCTCCCTGTCACTGTGTTTCTCAGCACTTTAATGTATTACAGTCCATTAGTGCTGAGTTCATCTTCCTCTTTAAAACACATCATCAGACTGTGACGAACCTCATCAGGTCAACACACGACAGCGTCCGGCTTTCAGTTCAGGCTCTGAAGTCTGCATGAGGAACCAAACGCAGGTTCAACAAAGCCAGGAGCCGGTGTGTGACGGTTCGACCCGTCAGCTGAAACCTCAGACGAGCTCGGaccaaataaacaacaaagctgaaaacttCCTGTAAGTAAAACAAGTACAAGGCTTCAGTACTTCAGTACCTCAGATGATATCAGGACACAGTCTGACAGGAGCCACAGGAGCCAGAGATGACTGGTCAGTaagagaggaaatgacatcaTGTGACTCCACAGATAgtgatgattattattgttattttaacagTAATTATTACTTCTCGTTCCACAGAGCAGATACGTCAAACTTCACCACAGTGAAAAGTGACTAGAGGAGGATcagcatgaggaggaggaggagtggcagcaatctaccactccagccttcagattaaccccaaacctaaatctatctatagctcatttgagagtctcactctcagcctgtctcaccaaaactggaagtcagaaaagccagttttattagttgttgtgtatcgcccacctgctgctgcttactcagagttcctgtctgagttttctgacttcttatctagtttagtgctcagtacagataaagtcattatagcgggtgactttaacattcatatggatgttgactctgacagtcttaagtcagcctttagttcactcttagattcaacaggtttccttcagacagtaaatgaaccaacacactgccacaaccacacactcgatctggttctcacctacggcctagaaactgagaacctgtcagttgcccctcaaaaccccctcctttcagaccattcgcttgtagtttttgaactaactttagaagactttacagcacacaacaaaaaggtctactacaccagatgcctctctgaagatagtgtagacagatttagggatgcaatcccatcacagctcccctcagctccatgtaccagtacaacagaccgtactgatttaaacgtgactcctgcagtaattgattgccttgtcaacaacactgcagccacgttgcacacagttttagatatggttgccccactgagaaagaaggttacaaatcataggaggctagctccttggtataattcaaatatacgaacactgaaacatcaagacggatggagaggaagtggtactcctccaaatcagctgaatcccagagagcctggaaagatagtctattgacatacaaaaaggcccttcgtgaagccagaacagcttattattcaacattaatagagcaaaacaagaacaacccacgttttctctttaacactgtagccaggctgaccaagagtcacagctctgttgaaccttgtattcctgcagctcttagcagtgaagacttcatgagtttcttcaccaataaaatcaataacattagagaaataatcaataaagatctccccagaatagccaatatagaaacctcttttaatcctactccacctctggacagcttcctgcccatagacctccctgagctgacctccagcattaacaaatctaacccaactacatatctcttagaccccatcccaactaagctcctcaaggacgtctttcccttgattggcgtttccttcttagatcagatcaacttgtctttaacaacaggttatgtaccacaggtgtttaaaactgctgttatcagacatttacttaaaaaaaccttcacttgacccagacatcttagcaaactataggccgatatcaAACCTCCcgtttttgtctaaaatacttgaaagagtggttgcaagtcagttaactgatcacctacacagaaacagtctgtttgaagtgtttcagtctggtttcagagcccatcacagcacagaaacagcactggttaaagtcacaaatgacctcctcatggcatcagaccgcaggcttgtctccatactcgttttGCTGAatctcagtgctgcctttgacactgtagatcacagcattttatcacacagattagaacatgagacaaggatcacagggacagcaacaggctggtttaaatcatgtttaacagatagatttcactgtgttcacattaatgttgtttcctcttcacatatacGGGTTAACttcggtgttccacagggtttaGCGCTTGGGCcaatcctgttcaccttatacatgctccctctaggaaatattattgagaaacatggcataaactttcattgttacgctgatgacactcagctgtacttatcctaAAAGCCTGAAGAAGCAGAGctgttagccagactccaggcatgtcttaaggacataaaggactggatgacctccagttttttattattaaactcagacaaaactgaggtcattgtttttggccccaaacatctcagaactagaatggctgataatattctctctctggacggcattactttggcctccagtatgaCTGAGAGGAACCTctgcgttatcttcgatcaggacgtgtcatttatccatcacattaaacagacctcaaagatcgccttctttcacctgcgtaatatcgctaagattaggagtgtcctctctcagagtgatgctgaaaaacttggccatgcttttgttacttctaggccggactactgcaactcactattgtcaggatgtccaaattactccattaatagcctgcagctgatccagaatgcagcacctcctcaacaccacctccatctctactcctccacctcctctcctcttcttcctctcccctcatcagatcaacatataattcattattttctgtcactaagtgtgtgtccagttgtcctcgtagttttgtgtctctccctccctttctttctctctctgtatctttctgcaggtttctctccatccagatctacatgttgaactgcatcctctgacaaacccagtgacaaacccagtgtctactgtcaacatctgcctgttgttcttctatgtagt
This sequence is a window from Scatophagus argus isolate fScaArg1 chromosome 9, fScaArg1.pri, whole genome shotgun sequence. Protein-coding genes within it:
- the hjv gene encoding hemojuvelin isoform X1, whose amino-acid sequence is MRWTLATVSPAPRLLLFALHEQTRQTDESPCYNRQTDRERDRRVTHHTVSAEQMEPKHTALPWKHCIHLTLLLVQLSLPEVGASCRILRCNSDFVAATLDLGSSGAAGGAPGGAALSREAMNAGYCSALRSYSMCTKRTARACRGDLAYHSAVQGIEDLLIQHRCPRAGPTALPRPLPPGTLSGDACLYERSFSAREGREPEYLHCGVFGDPHVRTFNDDFQTCAVQGAWPLIDNEYLYVQATSSPTRRRTHATALTKITIIFKNWRQCVEQQLYQAELDDVPAAFADGSVTSGERRGQHSLTVRTQSPGRHAEIRAAHIGTLLVVRQSGRSLILSVRAPRSVVEAFGPEQDLQLCVWGCPPSQRLHTPPDSSSSSSAVSAQAHCAALLPVRDVYYQACVFDLITSGDLNSSAAAVSALQDAQNMISDVQSVHLLPVAAALRHQARLDLTLLLLGMLGTLTRA
- the hjv gene encoding hemojuvelin isoform X2, with product MEPKHTALPWKHCIHLTLLLVQLSLPEVGASCRILRCNSDFVAATLDLGSSGAAGGAPGGAALSREAMNAGYCSALRSYSMCTKRTARACRGDLAYHSAVQGIEDLLIQHRCPRAGPTALPRPLPPGTLSGDACLYERSFSAREGREPEYLHCGVFGDPHVRTFNDDFQTCAVQGAWPLIDNEYLYVQATSSPTRRRTHATALTKITIIFKNWRQCVEQQLYQAELDDVPAAFADGSVTSGERRGQHSLTVRTQSPGRHAEIRAAHIGTLLVVRQSGRSLILSVRAPRSVVEAFGPEQDLQLCVWGCPPSQRLHTPPDSSSSSSAVSAQAHCAALLPVRDVYYQACVFDLITSGDLNSSAAAVSALQDAQNMISDVQSVHLLPVAAALRHQARLDLTLLLLGMLGTLTRA